TTGAGCGAGTGATGGCAAGAATGCGATCAGCGCGCGAAACATGGTCGTAGTCGGCTCGGCCGGCCAGGATCTCTGGCAGTCCAATCAGGTCATAGCGGTGGCGCGGTGCCGCGATGGCCGCTCCCGGTAGCTGCTGGTTGAAGTTGCGCCAGCTGGGGTGCTGCGTGAAGTCGTGAGGAGCATCCGACTGTAGGAAAGCCAGGAGCTTTGCCGCCGATGAGAACAAATAGATGTCATCACCGCGGCCGAGCAGAGCCTGCCACTCGGAGCCACCCTCACGCCAGCTTGGAGCCCACAACGTGTAAAAGGTGCCCGAGGTCAGCTCGAGTTCGATAGGAACGATGCCTTTCCTGGCCATAGTTTTCGTCGCAGCCCTTCTGCTTGTTGGTGATTATTAAAACTCAAAAATTGTCATACCTGCAGCGCCCCCACGGGTGGCAAGTTTGCGTATTCCTATCTTAGAAGTTTTACGACGCAGATACCCACCGCACTATCCGGTCGGGCGGTAGAACCCCTTAAACGGCATGCCAATGTTGGTTGTACGCACGGGGTTTACCTGTACCGGATCGCCCGCTTCGACCATCTTTCCGTCACCGATAACCATGGCGACATGGCCGTCCCACACTGCAAGATCGCCAGGTAGCAGTTCGTCCTGGCTCACCTGTCTGCCGACGGCCTGTGCTTCTGCCGTGCGGGGAATATCAACACCAGCTTGCCCGTAGGCCCAGTGCGTCAAGCCTGAGCAATCGAGCGCCTGCCCCGGAGTATTTCCGCCCCAGCCATAGGGCGTTCCGACGGCGCTGAGTGCAGCCTTCACCGCAGCTTGGGCCTCTGGTGTGGGCGCGCCAGCCCCCGCATCCGCAGGCACCGGTGCGCTGCCCGAATCGGACGATGCCTCCGAACCATCTGCAGCGTCGGTAGCGCTAGCCGATCCTGGGGTGTTCGTAGACGTAGAAGCGAGGGCGGCTTGAGTGGTACCTGGGGCCTCCAACTGTGCCGAGTGAGGTGGGGTAGGGGTGTCCACCGCGGTACTCGCTTGCTGTATCAGCGACTGCACCAGAGGTCGCAGTTCTTGCTCTAGTTTCATGAGCCGCGCAATGGCCTGGGAGATCGCGGAACTGGCCGCTGAGGCTAGGCTGGCGCCGGTCGCGGCGAGACCAGCGGGCCCCGCAGCCGTCGCAGTCAACGAGCCCATGGCGGAAGTGACAAAATCCATGGCAATCCGGGCCAAATCAGTGGCCGCTGACATTACTGCGGCCAGCCCCTTGGCAATGTCACTGTCAATGGTTCCGGCGCGAGTTTCCAAGTCGGCTGCCGCATTTGCAGCCCGTTTGAGACTTGTTCCCGCGGCCCCTGCTCCG
The sequence above is drawn from the Corynebacterium jeikeium genome and encodes:
- a CDS encoding NlpC/P60 family protein, producing the protein MLPTNLLTEVPTAIAQQLSPAIAPALAGLAGAAIPAASTAWRSVADSVDRNWGDGAGSGAGAAGTSLKRAANAAADLETRAGTIDSDIAKGLAAVMSAATDLARIAMDFVTSAMGSLTATAAGPAGLAATGASLASAASSAISQAIARLMKLEQELRPLVQSLIQQASTAVDTPTPPHSAQLEAPGTTQAALASTSTNTPGSASATDAADGSEASSDSGSAPVPADAGAGAPTPEAQAAVKAALSAVGTPYGWGGNTPGQALDCSGLTHWAYGQAGVDIPRTAEAQAVGRQVSQDELLPGDLAVWDGHVAMVIGDGKMVEAGDPVQVNPVRTTNIGMPFKGFYRPTG